A window of the Nitrosococcus wardiae genome harbors these coding sequences:
- a CDS encoding branched-chain amino acid transaminase, translating into MSTMDDRDGVIWLDGELVPWREARVHVLTHTLHYGMGVFEGVRAYKTAQGTAIFRLQEHTDRLFRSAHILNMLIPYDRETLNQVQRLVVRENGLDTAYLRPMCFYGSEGMGLRADNLRVHVVVAAWLWGAYLGAENMERGIRVKTSSYTRHHVNITMCKAKANGNYMNSMLALQEALAAGCDEALLLDSEGYVTEGSGENIFIARNGVLYTPDLTSALEGITRDTIYQLAREIGVPLREKRITRDEVYVADEAFFTGTAAEVTPIRELDGRRIGNGARGPITERLQTLYFDQVHGRRETHPEWLTLISD; encoded by the coding sequence ATGAGCACTATGGATGACCGCGACGGTGTCATCTGGTTAGACGGCGAACTGGTGCCCTGGCGCGAAGCCCGGGTCCACGTATTAACCCACACCTTACACTATGGAATGGGCGTGTTTGAGGGGGTGCGTGCCTACAAAACTGCTCAAGGCACCGCTATCTTTCGGCTGCAGGAGCATACTGACCGTTTGTTCCGCTCCGCCCATATCCTCAATATGCTCATTCCCTATGACAGGGAAACCTTGAATCAAGTCCAGCGCCTGGTGGTGCGAGAGAACGGTTTAGACACCGCTTACCTCCGTCCCATGTGCTTTTATGGTTCCGAAGGTATGGGGTTGCGAGCTGACAATCTCCGGGTCCATGTGGTAGTCGCAGCCTGGCTCTGGGGAGCCTATCTTGGCGCTGAGAATATGGAAAGGGGAATCCGAGTGAAAACTTCCTCCTATACCCGGCACCATGTAAATATCACTATGTGCAAGGCCAAGGCCAACGGCAATTACATGAATTCCATGTTGGCTTTGCAAGAGGCCCTGGCTGCCGGCTGCGATGAGGCATTGTTGTTGGATTCGGAAGGGTATGTTACCGAAGGCAGTGGGGAAAATATCTTCATTGCCCGCAATGGGGTGCTCTATACCCCGGATCTCACTTCGGCCCTGGAGGGAATCACTCGGGACACCATTTATCAGTTGGCTCGGGAGATTGGGGTGCCTCTACGGGAGAAACGGATCACCCGGGATGAAGTCTATGTGGCGGACGAAGCTTTCTTTACCGGGACGGCGGCGGAGGTTACCCCTATCCGAGAGTTGGATGGCCGTAGGATTGGTAATGGGGCCCGAGGACCTATTACGGAGCGTCTCCAGACTCTGTATTTCGATCAGGTTCATGGTCGTCGAGAAACCCACCCAGAGTGGTTAACCCTGATATCCGATTGA
- the ruvC gene encoding crossover junction endodeoxyribonuclease RuvC yields MVRILGIDPGSRITGYGLIETNGKEAAYITAGCIQAGNGELAERLGRIFRGITAVIEDYHPDEVAVEQVFMHQNPGSALKLGHARGAAICAAVNVVLPVFEYTPSQVKQAVVGRGDAAKSQIQYMIRLLLKLPSEPATDAADALACALCHGHAGPLLAGLAGQVRGRRRGRYYR; encoded by the coding sequence ATGGTGCGAATCCTTGGTATCGATCCTGGCTCTCGTATCACCGGCTATGGGTTGATTGAAACCAATGGCAAGGAGGCGGCCTATATCACCGCTGGCTGTATTCAGGCGGGGAATGGGGAACTGGCGGAACGACTGGGGCGGATATTTAGGGGAATTACCGCAGTCATCGAGGACTACCATCCTGATGAAGTGGCAGTGGAGCAAGTTTTTATGCATCAAAATCCAGGGTCTGCCCTCAAGTTGGGGCATGCTCGGGGTGCGGCTATCTGTGCGGCTGTGAATGTGGTGCTCCCGGTTTTTGAATATACGCCCTCCCAGGTGAAACAAGCGGTGGTGGGCCGGGGTGATGCCGCCAAGTCTCAAATTCAATATATGATACGGTTATTGCTTAAGCTGCCTTCTGAGCCGGCGACGGATGCCGCCGATGCTTTGGCCTGTGCCCTTTGTCATGGTCATGCAGGCCCCCTGTTGGCTGGATTGGCTGGGCAGGTAAGAGGTCGGCGGCGGGGGCGCTATTACCGATGA
- the tolA gene encoding cell envelope integrity protein TolA yields MGKSRQPLAAFLLALLVHGLLFGVIVLSFGWTPKPEPVDTRSMEIVQATVVEREKLLAEQRQAEQAALARQQAEAQKREAAKQRAMAEQARQEAKKQQELEQKRQQEQARLKRLEAERKAKEEEARRKAEAERKRAEEEKRRAEAEKRRLEEEQRRAEAAKRKAEEERKKAEAAARRKAEEKRRQQELQARIEAEQNAAQVEVALNRFEAQIQQRVGRYWTRPPSSRDNLEVVLQVEMLSDGEVRNVKVVESSGDRAFDRSAEAAVYKAAPLPVPPDRAAAAKLLPSFNFKFTSGS; encoded by the coding sequence ATGGGGAAGTCACGTCAGCCGTTGGCTGCCTTTTTACTGGCTCTTTTGGTCCATGGCCTCTTGTTTGGGGTGATCGTCCTTAGCTTTGGTTGGACCCCTAAACCCGAGCCGGTAGATACTCGTTCCATGGAGATTGTGCAGGCCACGGTTGTGGAGCGGGAGAAGCTTTTGGCGGAGCAACGGCAGGCAGAACAAGCTGCATTAGCCCGCCAGCAAGCCGAAGCGCAAAAGCGGGAAGCGGCCAAGCAACGGGCAATGGCGGAGCAGGCCAGGCAGGAGGCAAAAAAACAGCAGGAATTGGAACAAAAACGGCAGCAGGAGCAAGCGCGGCTCAAACGCTTGGAGGCGGAACGGAAAGCTAAGGAAGAAGAAGCTCGCCGGAAGGCAGAGGCGGAACGGAAGCGCGCTGAGGAGGAAAAACGCCGAGCTGAGGCTGAGAAACGGCGCTTGGAAGAAGAGCAGCGCCGGGCTGAGGCGGCTAAGCGAAAAGCGGAGGAAGAGCGTAAAAAGGCGGAAGCGGCGGCCCGTCGTAAGGCGGAGGAAAAACGCCGCCAGCAGGAACTTCAGGCCCGTATCGAGGCGGAGCAAAATGCGGCTCAAGTTGAAGTTGCCCTCAACCGCTTTGAGGCACAGATACAACAACGGGTGGGGCGCTATTGGACTCGTCCTCCTAGTAGCCGCGATAATCTAGAGGTTGTGCTGCAGGTGGAAATGTTATCCGATGGTGAGGTGCGCAATGTGAAAGTGGTTGAAAGCAGTGGCGATCGGGCCTTCGACCGCTCGGCGGAGGCTGCTGTTTATAAAGCTGCGCCTTTGCCGGTACCACCTGATCGGGCAGCAGCGGCAAAGTTGTTGCCTAGCTTTAACTTTAAATTTACTTCCGGTAGCTAA
- the tolB gene encoding Tol-Pal system beta propeller repeat protein TolB translates to MKVWSKILWLWILLVPTQNISAVLTIEITGGTEAALPIAIVPFGSQGGIPPEDVAAVVAADLARSGRFAPLPEKDLLSRPHRASEVKFPDWRRLGSEGLVIGEVTHLGADRYEVRFQLFDIYKAEQLVGRRYQVPATGLRHLAHQIADLIYETLTGEKGAFTTRIAFVTVSKAVDGAKEYSLQVADVDGHNPHTILQSKEPIMSPVWSPDGAKLAYVSFERKRSEVIVQELRTGQRQSVASFPGINSAPDWSPDGRKLALVLSKEGNPEIYILDLATGRLTRLTHNASIDTEPTWAPDGRSIVFTSDRGGRPQLYQVSASGGQAQRLTFDGTYNASASFAPDGRRLALVHGDKGQFHIAVLDLTSKDLQVLTQTQMDESPSFAPNGRMILYATSGSQGGALAAVSTDGRVRHRLAQKGDEVREPAWSP, encoded by the coding sequence ATGAAAGTTTGGTCTAAGATCTTGTGGCTGTGGATACTGCTGGTGCCGACACAAAATATTTCGGCGGTACTCACTATTGAAATCACCGGCGGTACGGAGGCAGCCTTACCTATTGCGATTGTTCCCTTTGGGAGTCAGGGCGGTATCCCGCCTGAAGATGTGGCTGCTGTTGTCGCCGCTGATTTGGCCCGCAGCGGGCGTTTTGCCCCATTGCCAGAAAAGGACCTGCTTTCCCGCCCCCACCGTGCCTCTGAAGTCAAATTCCCTGATTGGCGGCGGCTAGGATCGGAAGGGTTGGTGATCGGTGAGGTCACTCATTTGGGGGCAGATCGTTATGAAGTGCGCTTTCAACTTTTTGATATTTATAAGGCAGAGCAATTAGTGGGACGCCGCTATCAGGTTCCGGCGACGGGATTACGCCATTTAGCCCACCAGATTGCGGATTTGATCTATGAGACCCTGACGGGTGAAAAAGGAGCCTTTACCACCCGCATTGCCTTTGTCACGGTTTCCAAGGCGGTCGATGGCGCTAAAGAATATTCTCTCCAAGTGGCCGATGTGGATGGCCATAATCCCCACACCATCTTGCAATCGAAGGAACCCATTATGTCACCCGTATGGTCTCCCGATGGGGCTAAGCTCGCCTATGTGTCCTTCGAGCGAAAGCGTTCTGAGGTCATTGTTCAGGAATTACGCACCGGCCAGCGGCAGTCAGTTGCCTCATTCCCTGGGATCAACAGTGCCCCCGATTGGTCCCCGGATGGGCGCAAGCTTGCGTTGGTACTGTCCAAGGAGGGTAATCCGGAGATCTATATTTTGGATCTGGCGACCGGCAGGCTGACCCGCCTGACCCACAACGCTAGTATTGATACCGAGCCCACCTGGGCCCCCGATGGGCGGAGTATTGTCTTCACCTCGGATCGAGGAGGGCGACCACAACTCTATCAGGTTTCTGCTTCGGGTGGGCAGGCGCAGCGCTTGACTTTTGACGGGACTTATAATGCCTCCGCCTCTTTTGCGCCGGATGGCCGGCGGTTAGCGCTCGTTCATGGAGATAAGGGACAGTTCCATATTGCCGTATTGGATTTAACGAGTAAAGATTTGCAAGTCTTGACCCAGACTCAGATGGATGAATCTCCAAGCTTTGCCCCTAATGGCCGCATGATCCTTTACGCCACTTCAGGCTCCCAGGGAGGGGCATTGGCCGCCGTGTCTACTGATGGACGGGTTCGTCACCGTTTGGCTCAGAAAGGCGATGAAGTCCGGGAGCCAGCCTGGTCACCTTGA
- the tolR gene encoding protein TolR, translating into MYASQQRKRRRPLSEINVVPYIDVMLVLLVIFMITAPMLTQGVKVDLPQAGSKPVELPQDQDPLLVNVDAQGRYYLNMGKASHQPITADELLTKVATILRRKPHTPVLVGGDRDVPYGTVVQVMVLLQQAGAPHIGLITETPSRQKPS; encoded by the coding sequence ATGTATGCTTCTCAGCAACGCAAGCGGCGTCGGCCTCTATCAGAAATTAATGTGGTGCCCTATATTGATGTGATGTTGGTGTTATTGGTGATCTTTATGATTACGGCACCCATGTTGACCCAGGGAGTGAAGGTGGATCTGCCCCAGGCAGGCTCTAAACCGGTAGAGCTGCCCCAGGATCAGGACCCTTTACTAGTCAATGTGGATGCCCAAGGGCGCTACTATCTCAATATGGGCAAAGCGTCGCACCAACCGATAACGGCCGATGAGCTTTTAACCAAGGTGGCCACTATCCTGCGCCGTAAACCCCATACTCCGGTTCTCGTGGGGGGGGACCGGGATGTTCCTTATGGCACCGTGGTGCAAGTGATGGTCCTGTTGCAGCAGGCGGGTGCTCCCCATATCGGGTTGATCACAGAAACGCCGTCACGGCAGAAGCCTAGTTGA
- a CDS encoding YebC/PmpR family DNA-binding transcriptional regulator, with protein MAGHSKWANIQYRKGAQDAKRGKLFTKLIREITVAARLEGGDPAASPRLRVAIDKALAANMPKDNIERAIKRGTGDMEGVAYEEIRYEGYGPHGVAVMVDCMTDNRNRTVAEVRHVFSKWGGNLGTDGSVAYLFSKKGIISYPQGSDEEAIMEVAIEAGVEDVVTNEDGSIDVFTEPEEFSAVKKALEEADLKPAQADVTQYASTIVSLELEDVKKMLTFLEALEDLDDVQQVYSNADFSEETLAQLG; from the coding sequence ATGGCAGGACATAGTAAATGGGCCAATATTCAGTACCGCAAGGGTGCCCAAGATGCCAAGCGTGGCAAACTCTTTACCAAACTTATTCGCGAGATTACGGTGGCAGCCCGCCTGGAGGGAGGCGATCCGGCAGCAAGCCCCCGCTTGCGCGTTGCCATTGACAAAGCGCTGGCCGCCAATATGCCCAAAGATAATATTGAGCGGGCTATCAAGCGGGGCACCGGCGATATGGAAGGAGTGGCCTATGAAGAGATCCGTTATGAAGGATACGGCCCCCATGGAGTAGCGGTAATGGTAGACTGTATGACCGATAATCGGAACCGTACCGTGGCCGAGGTCCGTCATGTCTTTAGTAAATGGGGCGGAAATTTAGGCACAGATGGGTCGGTCGCCTATTTGTTTAGTAAAAAAGGCATTATTAGCTATCCTCAAGGGAGCGATGAAGAGGCCATTATGGAAGTGGCGATTGAAGCCGGCGTCGAAGATGTGGTGACTAACGAGGATGGTTCAATAGACGTGTTTACCGAGCCGGAGGAGTTTTCGGCTGTCAAGAAGGCCTTAGAGGAGGCTGATCTAAAGCCGGCCCAGGCGGACGTGACACAATATGCTTCCACCATCGTGTCCTTGGAATTAGAAGACGTCAAGAAAATGTTGACTTTTCTGGAGGCCTTGGAAGATCTAGATGATGTCCAGCAGGTCTACAGCAACGCTGACTTTTCCGAGGAGACTCTGGCCCAATTGGGGTAG
- the pal gene encoding peptidoglycan-associated lipoprotein Pal encodes MRLVIPFFLLASVYGLVGCAGGPATQGEPSDVVVEERGIGVDESAYPEGEALEDEGATAWGIGEGAAYQGDPLADPASPLANRVIYFEFDSSEIQEDDRPIVEAHGDYLAKHPDVRLTLEGHTDERGSREYNLALGERRANAVRRLVLLMGASEDQVQVVSYGEERPAVDGHDEGAWQLNRRVEIIYSGE; translated from the coding sequence ATGCGTCTAGTCATTCCCTTTTTCCTGCTAGCATCGGTTTATGGGCTAGTAGGATGTGCTGGAGGTCCTGCAACCCAGGGCGAGCCCAGCGACGTGGTAGTGGAGGAACGAGGTATAGGTGTTGACGAGAGCGCCTATCCTGAAGGTGAAGCCTTGGAAGATGAAGGGGCAACCGCCTGGGGCATAGGCGAGGGAGCTGCCTATCAAGGTGATCCCTTGGCCGATCCTGCAAGCCCTTTGGCCAACCGGGTAATTTATTTTGAATTTGATAGCAGTGAGATCCAAGAAGATGACCGGCCTATTGTGGAGGCCCATGGCGATTATCTGGCAAAACATCCCGATGTGAGGTTGACTTTGGAAGGCCATACCGACGAGCGGGGTTCCCGGGAGTACAATTTAGCGTTGGGTGAGCGGCGGGCCAATGCAGTGCGTCGTCTGGTCCTATTGATGGGGGCATCGGAAGACCAAGTCCAAGTGGTCAGCTATGGTGAAGAGCGGCCGGCGGTGGACGGTCATGATGAAGGGGCTTGGCAACTCAATCGTCGGGTCGAAATCATTTATTCAGGAGAGTGA
- the tolQ gene encoding protein TolQ, which translates to MTVDLSLFELVTGASFLVQLVMLILLVISVIAWTLIFRKRSELKRAKAAADEFEDRFWSGKELNGLYAELAARETPLRGMEGIFLSGFKEFVRLRKQTNAEHRTVLDGTQRAMRVSLAREIDDLETALPFLATAGSTSPYIGLFGTVWGIMNSFRALGNAHQATLAMVAPGIAEALIATAMGLFAAIPAVIAYNRYIHEVERLINRYDTFLEEFSTILQRQLHLS; encoded by the coding sequence GTGACTGTTGATCTTTCTCTTTTTGAACTCGTCACAGGAGCCAGCTTTTTAGTGCAGCTAGTGATGCTGATACTGCTGGTGATTTCTGTGATTGCTTGGACCCTTATCTTCCGCAAACGCAGTGAGCTTAAACGGGCCAAGGCGGCGGCTGATGAGTTCGAAGATCGTTTTTGGTCGGGCAAAGAACTCAATGGCCTCTATGCTGAATTGGCAGCACGAGAAACCCCGCTTCGCGGCATGGAGGGTATCTTTCTTTCTGGTTTTAAGGAGTTCGTGCGCTTGCGTAAACAGACCAATGCGGAGCACCGGACTGTGTTGGATGGAACGCAGCGGGCCATGCGGGTCTCCCTGGCGCGGGAAATCGATGATTTGGAGACTGCTTTACCTTTTTTGGCCACTGCGGGTTCTACCAGCCCCTATATTGGCTTGTTTGGTACGGTGTGGGGAATCATGAACTCCTTCCGGGCTTTGGGGAATGCCCACCAAGCCACTTTAGCCATGGTAGCGCCAGGAATTGCCGAGGCCCTCATTGCTACGGCCATGGGGCTATTTGCCGCTATTCCAGCCGTTATCGCTTATAATCGTTATATCCATGAAGTGGAGCGCTTGATTAACCGCTATGATACCTTTTTGGAAGAATTTTCGACTATTCTTCAGCGCCAGCTTCACCTTTCTTAG
- the queC gene encoding 7-cyano-7-deazaguanine synthase QueC, giving the protein MSSPKAVVLVSGGLDSATVLAIAQEQKFACYAMSFDYGQRHRAELQAAAEISRLLGAVEHKLVTIDLGGMGGSALTDPSIAVPEASTETIPVTYVPARNTVFLAFALGWAEVLGAQDIFIGINAVDYSGYPDCRPAFVEAFEHLANLATRAGLEGQQFRIQAPLIHLSKAEIIREGIRLGIDYSPTVSCYQADETGRACGVCDSCRFRKQGFQEAGVPDPTRYY; this is encoded by the coding sequence ATGAGCTCCCCTAAAGCGGTGGTTCTAGTCTCTGGAGGTCTGGATTCAGCTACGGTACTGGCTATCGCCCAGGAGCAGAAGTTTGCTTGTTATGCGATGAGCTTTGATTATGGCCAGCGGCACCGGGCCGAACTTCAGGCGGCCGCCGAAATTTCCCGCTTGTTAGGGGCCGTTGAGCACAAACTTGTCACCATTGATCTGGGGGGTATGGGAGGCTCTGCGCTGACGGATCCTAGTATTGCCGTGCCGGAGGCGTCCACAGAGACCATTCCGGTCACCTACGTGCCGGCGCGGAATACGGTATTTTTGGCCTTCGCCCTAGGCTGGGCTGAGGTACTAGGAGCCCAGGATATTTTTATTGGCATTAATGCGGTGGACTACTCCGGTTATCCTGATTGCCGCCCGGCATTTGTTGAAGCTTTTGAGCACCTGGCTAACCTTGCCACCCGCGCAGGCCTGGAAGGGCAGCAGTTTCGTATTCAAGCGCCCCTAATTCATCTTTCCAAGGCTGAGATTATCCGGGAAGGCATTCGCCTAGGTATTGATTATTCCCCCACGGTTTCCTGCTATCAGGCAGATGAAACCGGGCGTGCTTGTGGGGTTTGTGATTCTTGCCGGTTCCGCAAACAGGGTTTTCAGGAAGCCGGCGTGCCTGATCCTACCCGTTATTATTAA
- the ybgC gene encoding tol-pal system-associated acyl-CoA thioesterase, whose amino-acid sequence MNEFIWPVRVYYEDTDSGGVIYHANYLKFMERARTEWLRSQGFEQDALLNEQGLLFAVRSLRLDYLRPGRFNDWLKVHTHLLQCRKASLIFAQTVHRGEETALCQAEVKVVCLDAQTFRPHPIPKLILAEITGDC is encoded by the coding sequence ATGAATGAGTTTATATGGCCAGTGCGTGTCTACTATGAAGACACGGACAGCGGTGGTGTAATTTATCATGCCAATTATCTCAAGTTCATGGAACGGGCCCGCACCGAGTGGTTGCGTAGTCAGGGCTTTGAGCAGGATGCTTTGCTCAATGAGCAGGGATTGTTATTCGCGGTGCGTTCTTTGCGCTTAGATTACCTGCGGCCAGGGCGTTTTAATGATTGGCTAAAGGTGCATACTCATCTCCTGCAGTGTAGAAAAGCGAGTTTAATTTTTGCCCAGACGGTGCATCGGGGAGAGGAAACGGCGCTCTGTCAGGCTGAGGTCAAGGTGGTTTGCCTAGACGCCCAAACCTTTCGTCCCCATCCTATTCCTAAACTGATACTTGCGGAGATTACTGGTGACTGTTGA
- the queE gene encoding 7-carboxy-7-deazaguanine synthase QueE — translation MKRLRITEIFHSLQGESRSVGWPTVFVRLTGCPLRCHYCDTEYAFQGGTWMDLDEILATVAEFSARHVTVTGGEPLAQPACLELLTRLCDTGYEVSLETSGALDISAVDPRVVKVMDLKTPGSGEEARNSATNLDYLSPQDQVKLVLCDRHDYEWAKATLERHRLAERCEVLFSPSYEQLSPTDLAEWILEDRLPVRMQIQLHKYLWGEEPGR, via the coding sequence ATGAAGCGTCTACGTATCACTGAAATTTTTCACTCCCTCCAGGGGGAATCCCGCAGCGTGGGTTGGCCGACGGTATTCGTGCGTTTAACCGGCTGCCCCCTCCGCTGCCATTACTGCGATACTGAATATGCCTTTCAGGGCGGGACTTGGATGGATTTAGATGAGATTCTCGCCACTGTCGCCGAATTCAGCGCTCGCCATGTGACAGTGACCGGTGGTGAACCTTTGGCTCAACCGGCCTGCCTGGAACTTTTAACCCGACTCTGTGATACCGGGTATGAGGTCTCTTTAGAGACCAGCGGGGCGTTGGATATCTCCGCCGTTGATCCGCGGGTAGTCAAGGTTATGGATCTAAAGACCCCGGGATCAGGGGAAGAAGCACGGAACTCCGCTACTAATCTTGATTATCTTTCACCCCAGGACCAGGTAAAGTTGGTGCTCTGTGACCGCCATGATTACGAGTGGGCTAAGGCGACCCTTGAGCGTCATCGCCTGGCTGAACGTTGCGAGGTACTATTTTCCCCCAGTTATGAACAGCTGAGCCCCACCGATCTGGCTGAGTGGATACTGGAAGACCGCTTGCCAGTGAGGATGCAAATTCAGTTACATAAATATCTCTGGGGAGAGGAACCTGGACGATGA
- the ruvB gene encoding Holliday junction branch migration DNA helicase RuvB: MTLSRGLVSPQGASDEAVIEPSLRPAKLTDYVGQPQVQEQMKIFIPAARARGEALDHVLIFGPPGLGKTTLSHIIANELGVNLRQTSGPVLERPGDLAALLTNLEPRDVLFIDEIHRLSPVVEEVLYPAMEDRQIDIMIGEGPAARSIKLDLVPFTLVGATTRAGLLTSPLRDRFGIVQRLEFYEVEHLVLIVERTARILGMVMEAEGALEVARRSRGTPRIANRLLRRVRDYAEVKGDGRVTHEVAKKALDLLAVDSNGFDTMDRKLLLAMIEKFDGGPVGVDSLAAAISEERGTIEDVIEPFLIQQGFIVRTPRGRMATRHTYLHFGLKPTAEAVQQETPDLFFNE; the protein is encoded by the coding sequence ATGACTCTAAGCCGGGGCTTGGTTTCCCCCCAAGGGGCTAGCGATGAAGCAGTCATCGAACCTTCCCTGCGCCCTGCCAAGCTGACCGATTATGTGGGACAACCTCAAGTGCAGGAGCAGATGAAAATTTTTATTCCTGCTGCCCGGGCTCGGGGAGAGGCCCTTGACCATGTGCTCATTTTTGGGCCTCCAGGGCTGGGTAAGACCACCCTTTCCCACATCATTGCCAATGAATTGGGGGTCAATCTGCGCCAAACCTCTGGGCCGGTATTGGAGCGTCCTGGCGACTTGGCCGCCCTGCTGACCAATCTAGAGCCACGAGATGTGCTTTTTATCGATGAAATTCATCGCTTGAGCCCCGTGGTGGAAGAGGTGCTCTATCCGGCCATGGAAGATCGCCAGATCGATATCATGATAGGCGAAGGTCCGGCGGCACGTTCCATTAAATTGGATTTGGTGCCCTTTACTTTGGTGGGGGCCACCACCCGGGCTGGATTGCTGACCTCTCCTTTACGGGATCGCTTTGGTATCGTCCAGCGCCTGGAATTCTATGAGGTCGAACATTTGGTCTTGATTGTAGAACGTACGGCCCGTATTCTTGGCATGGTAATGGAAGCGGAAGGGGCGTTGGAGGTAGCCCGCCGCTCTCGGGGGACACCGCGGATTGCCAATCGCCTGCTGCGGCGGGTGCGGGATTACGCCGAGGTTAAGGGGGACGGCCGGGTCACCCATGAGGTGGCGAAAAAAGCCTTAGATTTGCTAGCTGTGGATAGTAATGGTTTTGATACCATGGACCGTAAGCTGCTGCTAGCGATGATCGAGAAATTTGATGGTGGGCCGGTGGGTGTCGATAGTTTGGCCGCTGCTATTAGTGAAGAGCGGGGCACTATCGAAGATGTGATAGAGCCATTTTTGATCCAACAAGGATTTATTGTGCGCACGCCGCGAGGCCGAATGGCGACCCGTCATACCTACCTTCATTTTGGTTTGAAGCCGACGGCAGAAGCGGTACAGCAAGAAACCCCAGATCTTTTTTTTAATGAATGA
- the ruvA gene encoding Holliday junction branch migration protein RuvA — MIGRLRGVLLEKRAPFLLLDVQGVGYELEAPMSTFYVLPEMGAEVILYTHLVVRDDAHLLYAFASEKERGLFRNLIRVNGVGAKLGLAILSGIEVESFSRCVHEGDTASLTRLPGVGKKTAERLIVEMRDRLFEGPREGLVGGYSQVGSGQAPVSDAVSALTALGYKPQEASRIVRQLNTEGLATEEIIRQALQRMLKS; from the coding sequence ATGATTGGACGCTTGCGGGGCGTTTTATTGGAAAAACGGGCCCCTTTTTTGCTATTAGACGTTCAGGGCGTGGGTTATGAGCTGGAAGCGCCTATGTCCACTTTTTATGTTCTTCCTGAAATGGGTGCTGAAGTGATTCTATACACTCATTTGGTGGTGCGGGATGATGCCCATTTGCTGTATGCTTTTGCCAGCGAAAAGGAGCGCGGGCTGTTCCGCAATCTTATTCGGGTCAATGGTGTGGGCGCTAAGTTGGGATTGGCCATTCTTTCTGGCATTGAGGTCGAATCCTTCTCCCGCTGCGTTCATGAAGGAGATACGGCGAGTCTGACACGGTTACCGGGCGTGGGTAAGAAAACGGCAGAACGCCTTATCGTGGAGATGCGGGATCGGCTCTTCGAGGGTCCCAGAGAGGGGCTGGTAGGGGGATACTCTCAGGTGGGCTCTGGCCAGGCGCCGGTATCCGATGCGGTCAGTGCCTTGACGGCCCTAGGTTATAAACCCCAAGAAGCCAGCCGAATAGTGCGCCAACTGAATACCGAAGGACTGGCAACCGAAGAGATCATCCGTCAGGCCCTACAGAGGATGCTGAAATCATGA
- the ybgF gene encoding tol-pal system protein YbgF — translation MASCRSHWLLAGSLLLQVSAVSGAEVEVAEVVDMAELEQRLQRLERIVQGQGLSELLLQLEQLEGEVRRLQGKNEELGYEIDNLKEQQRELYLDLDRRLQKLSTSKESLSPVSSGEMTEAGAVEPVPDSGEQAYQAALKLLKEGRYEEAIAAFRQFPQQYPESRYRPNAQYWLGEAYYMLQDFSAAAEALQALVEQYPESAKVPDAMLKQGLAYYELEQWEQAKAQLQEVMARYPASTVSRLAEERLEKMKREGHR, via the coding sequence ATGGCGTCGTGCCGGAGCCACTGGCTATTGGCAGGGAGTCTGCTGCTCCAGGTATCGGCTGTGTCTGGGGCTGAAGTGGAAGTGGCCGAGGTGGTTGATATGGCCGAGTTGGAGCAACGCCTCCAGCGCCTAGAACGGATCGTCCAAGGGCAGGGATTGTCTGAGTTGTTGTTGCAGCTAGAACAGCTAGAGGGTGAGGTACGGCGACTTCAGGGGAAAAATGAAGAACTCGGGTATGAGATTGATAATCTCAAGGAACAGCAGCGGGAATTGTATTTGGATTTGGACCGGCGATTACAAAAGCTAAGCACCTCCAAGGAGAGCTTATCCCCCGTTTCCTCTGGAGAAATGACAGAGGCTGGTGCGGTGGAGCCAGTCCCTGATTCTGGAGAGCAGGCCTATCAGGCTGCCTTGAAATTGCTCAAGGAAGGGCGCTATGAAGAGGCGATTGCGGCATTTCGCCAGTTTCCCCAGCAGTATCCAGAAAGTCGTTATCGGCCTAATGCCCAGTACTGGCTGGGAGAGGCCTATTATATGCTGCAGGATTTTAGCGCTGCTGCTGAGGCCCTTCAGGCCCTGGTGGAACAATACCCGGAAAGCGCTAAAGTTCCTGATGCAATGCTCAAACAAGGGCTGGCTTATTACGAATTAGAGCAGTGGGAGCAAGCGAAAGCGCAGCTTCAGGAAGTGATGGCCCGCTATCCTGCTTCGACCGTTAGCCGCTTGGCCGAAGAGCGCCTTGAAAAAATGAAGCGCGAGGGTCATCGTTAA